From Pseudomonas fluorescens:
CAGGTCAGCCAACACTGAACGGCTCGGGTTGTTGTAGCCCGAGGCGCTGGGCCCGTCATCGAAGGTCAGCAGGAAGCGGATCGGCGCCTGGGCTTGCAGGCGCTGTTCGGTCTGCGGTGTCAGGGCGATGGGCGCACTGATGCAGCCGCCGAGGCTCAAGGCCAGGCTCAGTAGGAGGGAAGCGAGGACGAAGGATTTCATGGTGTGGGCTGGCTCGTCTGGAGGCCGCCATTGAGTGAACTCAGTGGCGGCAGGCGCGCACCATACCGTAAGTACGGCGCCGGTTTACAGCAGACTTATCGGGTAGCTGACGATCAACCGGTTTTCATCGAATTCGTTGTTGCTGTAGTCGCGGCGCATGCTGGAATTGCGCAAGCGCATATTGAGGTTTTTCAACGCGCCGCTCTGCACGGTATAGCCCAGTTCGGTCTCGCGGCCCCATTCCTTGCCGTCGGTGATCGTGCCGGTGTGTACGTTGCTGCCGCTGATATAGCGGTTCATCAGGGTCAGGCCGGGCACGCCGAGGGCGGCGAAGTTGTAGTCGTGACGTACTTGCCAGGACTTCTCTTGGGCGTTGTCGTAGCTGGAGTTGTAGCTGTCGTTGGCCAGGGTGCCGCCGCTGGTGCCGTTGACGCGCATCCACGCGCTGTTGCCGGTGAGTTTTTGCAGGCCGACGTAGAAGGTGTTGCCGCCGTACTTGGCGGAGAACAGACCGGACCAGGTTTTGTTGTCCAGGTCGCCTGCGCGAGCGCTGCCGTCGTCCTTGCCATAGAAGAACCCGAGGTTGGCGCCGAGGGTCCAGTCGCCAATGGGCTGGCTGTGGATCAGGTTGACGAACTGCTGGCTGTAGATGTCCTTGAGCTGGGCGTTCCACAGGCCGATCTGGGTGCGTTTGTCATTGAACAGGTATTCGCCGCCCTGGAAGTTGAAGCGGTCCGAGGTGAACGCGGCTTTGCCGAACATCGACATGTCGCTCATGCTGCTGTCGTCACGCGGGCTGTTGGCGCGGAACTGGCCGCCGTAGAGGGTCAGGCCGTCGATCTCTTTGGAGGTGATCTGCCCGCCACGCAGGGTTTGCGGCAGCGAGCGGCCGTCGTCGGCGCGCAGGATCGGCAGCACCGGCATCCACTCGCCGACCTTCAGTTCGGTCTTGGACATACGCGCCTTGAACGCCACGCCCAGACGCCCGAATTCATCCGCAGGGCGGCCATCGTGGTCCAGCGGCAACAGCTGGGTGCCACCCGTACCGCGTCCGCCATCGAGCTTGAGCGAGTACAAGCCCAGCACATCCACGCCAAACCCTACGGTGCCCTGGGTGAACCCGGATTTGGCGTCGAGAATGAAACTCTGCGTCCACTCCTGTGCACCGCCCTGGGCCTTTGTAGGGTTGGTGTAATTGCGGTTGAAGAAGAAGTTGCGCAGGTTGAGGTTGGCATTGGCGTCTTCCAGGAAACCGTGCTCTTCGGCGGCGACGGGAAGGGCAAGGCTGGCGACAGCGGTAGCCAGCAACAGCTGGCGAGGGTGAAAAGTGCTCATGGCGTTGGACCTGTTGTTATTGGGGGTTATGCAGGTGGCGGCCATGGTGCGGGGCGTTGTGGGGGCGATGAAAGTGGGGCTGGGCGGGTTTTGGGCGATGATCGAACGCAAGTTGCCGGGCGCTGGGGCCCGGCATTTGCGGGTTATCGTTTGGGCAGGTCGAAGTGGGTCCAGGGCACCGCCGGCAGGTAGTGTTGCGCCGCGACGATCAGCGCCACCATCACCACCAGGAACACCACTTGCAGGGGGCTCCAGAAGGCCCAGTGCAAACCGTTCAGCCACGGGTAGCCTTCGCTGAATTTCTGGCTCATCTGACCGATACGCGTCTTGTGCAACAGGTTGATCAGGACCATGCCCGCGTAGGTGAACATGCCCAGCACGCCGAGCATCAAGCCGCAGGCCACCAGCATGATCGCCTGCGGTACCCCGTGGCGAATGACCAGCCAGTAGTCATTGGGGTTGATTCGCTTGGGGATCAGGTACTGGCTCAGCCACACATCCAGAACCCGATAGGTTGAACTCATCCCGGCCCACATTTGGGTGACGCGAAAGCCAACGGCCGCCGGCACGAACGCCATCAGCATGAAAATGACCAGCGACATCCCGTCCATTCTGTCTGGCTTAGCGTGGGCGATGCTCAGGCCAAGCCCCAGGGCGAAGATGGCCCACAGCCGGATAAACACCTGGGTGTAGATCGGCCGGGGCACGAATTTACGCCAGAAGAACAGATCGCTGTGGGGCAGTCGTTCAGCCAACTGCGGGTAACGCCAGGTCAATACTTGCGCCAGGTGCTGGCAGGCGTTCCATTCGTTTTCGCCAAAGCCGTC
This genomic window contains:
- a CDS encoding OprD family porin; this encodes MSTFHPRQLLLATAVASLALPVAAEEHGFLEDANANLNLRNFFFNRNYTNPTKAQGGAQEWTQSFILDAKSGFTQGTVGFGVDVLGLYSLKLDGGRGTGGTQLLPLDHDGRPADEFGRLGVAFKARMSKTELKVGEWMPVLPILRADDGRSLPQTLRGGQITSKEIDGLTLYGGQFRANSPRDDSSMSDMSMFGKAAFTSDRFNFQGGEYLFNDKRTQIGLWNAQLKDIYSQQFVNLIHSQPIGDWTLGANLGFFYGKDDGSARAGDLDNKTWSGLFSAKYGGNTFYVGLQKLTGNSAWMRVNGTSGGTLANDSYNSSYDNAQEKSWQVRHDYNFAALGVPGLTLMNRYISGSNVHTGTITDGKEWGRETELGYTVQSGALKNLNMRLRNSSMRRDYSNNEFDENRLIVSYPISLL